One Labeo rohita strain BAU-BD-2019 chromosome 12, IGBB_LRoh.1.0, whole genome shotgun sequence genomic region harbors:
- the LOC127174574 gene encoding transmembrane protein 100, which yields MSTDHSVLKGSALVNGAELATATGGAEGSCSRCTLPFGVVFLIIGVAVTAVAYSFNTHGSTISILGLLLLISGLLLLGFSAVCRRCRKRRKMDKAWESQTDLVESLRNSFD from the coding sequence ATGAGCACTGATCATTCTGTACTGAAGGGTTCAGCCCTGGTTAATGGAGCAGAGCTGGCCACAGCCACTGGAGGAGCGGAGGGGTCCTGCTCTCGCTGTACTCTTCCATTTGGTGTTGTTTTCCTGATCATTGGCGTTGCAGTCACAGCGGTAGCTTACAGCTTCAACACCCACGGATCAACCATCTCCATTCTGGGACTTCTGCTCCTCATCAGCGGACTGTTGCTTCTGGGATTCAGTGCCGTATGCAGAAGATgtagaaagagaagaaaaatggACAAAGCGTGGGAGAGTCAGACTGACCTGGTGGAAAGTTTGAGGAAtagttttgattaa
- the si:ch73-256g18.2 gene encoding small integral membrane protein 36 → MGLMEFYLEIDPVTLNLIILIASYVILLLVFLISCILYDCRGKDPSKEYVSEPPAPQQQSPIRLVVMQNSPASSRYNEQNNTAASNFAPLTPDMREKRSTLV, encoded by the coding sequence ATGGGTCTCATGGAGTTTTACCTGGAGATTGATCCAGTCACTCTAAACCTCATCATCCTCATCGCCAGCTACGTCATCCTGCTTCTGGTCTTTCTTATTTCTTGCATTCTGTACGACTGCCGCGGCAAAGACCCTTCCAAGGAGTACGTTTCCGAGCCCCCGGCCCCTCAGCAGCAGTCTCCCATCCGGCTTGTGGTGATGCAAAACTCTCCGGCCTCGTCGCGTTATAACGAACAGAACAACACAGCTGCCTCCAACTTCGCGCCTCTGACCCCTGACATGCGTGAGAAGAGGAGCACGCTGGTCTGA